TGTCCCATATCACCAATTAATACTTGACCACTAAAAGGTCCAAATTTTCCTTGGGTGTCATCTTTTTTGACTTCTGAAGTTGAGATTCCCAAAATACCATGAGGTAAAATGACTGCGGGCAATTGAAGTTGCGGAAAATGCTCCTTCATTTTATATTTAAAATCTGGATCTTTTTCATCCATAACATTTTCTGGTTTTACATATCTACCTTTCTTTTTCACTTGTCTTTTATCAATTTTACTGTAAAAATCGGTTTCAGTAAAATTAATAGGAGAACCTTCAAGTTCTGCCCATCTCAAACCAGCAGGATGCCCCGTAAACACTCCTTTTGGTAAATGCCAAAGGGCTCCAGAGCCCTGCCAATCGCCTTGGTTGTCTGTATAGAACAATTCATCGTCAATCAATCCATAACCGGCAGGGGAACGCATCCCTGTTGCCCAAGGCTCCAAGGCTCCATCTTCAGTTATTTTCATGGTCCAGCCTCTCCATGGTACACGGCTTTCGCCTCTCCACCATTCTTCCTTTCCGAACGCGACATTAGCTGTTACAAAAAAAGAATTATCAGGGGCCAAAACGGGGCCAAAAGAATATTCATGATAATGAGTAGAAAGTGGCCATGCATATATTGTTTGATACTCATCTGCAACCCTGTCACCATCAGTATCGATTAATTTAGTCAGCTCACCGCGTTGTGCTGTATATATAGCACCATTTTTATAGGCCAAACCTAGGGGTTCATGCAAACCTGATGCAAACTTTTTGAAAACTGCTCTACTTCCGTTTGCCATGGTAGGATTTTCAATTATCCATACATCCCCCCTTCTAGTACAAACCACAATGGAACCATCTGGCAATGATAAAACACCCCCACCTTCTATCTGTACGCCTTCTGGTGTGGGCACTGTTGTTATTTTGTAATAATCATCTTCTGTTAGTGCTTTTTGGGCAAAAGTCACTTGAACCAATGCTGCTATGGCCAGAAAAAATAATGTTTTCATATTTTTTTTGATTGTATAATTTTTCATATCGCTTACCAAATTATTTCGTATTTAACAGGACTTCCATCTACTTGTAAAACCAATTCAGTTTCTCCATCAACTTCTCTAATTATTGGTATTTGACCTGAAAGCATGTTTATATAATATTGTTTTCCACCAATAACATAAGCACCATCAGCAGCCTTTTCAATAGTGCCTGATGCCAATTTTAAGTACCAATTTGTCAATCCTGTTTTTGAAAAAATCACTTCTTGAATTAAGTAAGTATCTGTTGTATCTGGTATTATTTAATTTTCAATAGCAACACCATTATATTCACTTTTAAAAATTGGCAAACCATTTGCTTTATCAATTTTATACCCTTTTGATACAAAATTTGAAGCAACCCCTGTTCCTGGAAAAGGACTATTTACAGTTTCCAATTGCGCTATGGGTTGATTCAAAAACGTCCAATTAACTGCTCCTCGTGGATTGAACGAACCATTTCCTCTTTCATGCCACATAGGTGTTGCATCAACAAAATCTCCACGCCACATGCCGACTAGGTTTGCAGCACCTAGATCATAAATAAAATTCACACCTGTTGGCGTACCAACCCCAATGGTATGCGACAGTCTTTTTCCGTTTCCTTTAAAATCCACAAACGCTCTTAACATTCTTGGTGCTGCCTCTGCATCTACAAAAATGGGAGCTACGGTTGTAACACCTGAGGGGTAGGAATCCAAAACATGAAACTCCTTTATGTTGGTGGAAGCACTTTCTATGGTGAACCCTAATCTTGGAGATCTCCAAGCTGCCGATTTTATGTTGGTTATTTCAATAGTGTGGTTGCCTTTTGTTAGCATAACAGTTTCCCGTAAACCACTTTGTGAATCTGAAGAATTGTTTTTTGTCAATGTTTTACCATCCAATACCACTTTTAAACCTCCGGTATATCCAAATGACAAATCGTAAGTATCTGCCTCATTAATTTGAAGATTTCCTGAATATATAAGTCCGTATTCATCCTCTTTTCGTACAACGTTTATATCTATTTTTTCCGAAGTACCAGATTCCACTGCCATTTGATTCTCAAGGTCTTCTAATTGCTTGAAATTTCCTTTATAAACTCGATAGGACAATCTTGTCAATTCAGCTGAAGAATCTTTTAATAGTTGATATTTAAAATTACGAATGGCTACAGGCCCATGGTTTCCTTGAATCAGTAAAGGCCCTTTAGCTACTTCGTTTTTATCAATAGGTCCGCCAGTATAAGTAGGAACCTCAACATTGCTATGAATTCGAACCCCATTCAAATCTACAGAAATAAACTTTGCGTTTGAAATTTTTTGTCCAGCTTCATTAAAACGAGGTGCTTGAAAATTAACTTTTATCTTTTGCCACAGCCCGGGTGCTTTTGCAGCATTGCTCATTGGCGGAATGCCTCTAAATATTTTATCTGGTGCTGATTCCCAATTATTATGGAATCCTCCCATATCAGATCCTAATGGATTTTTGACATCCCAACTGTCCCTTAGCTGAAATTCATATCTTCCTTGAAAATAAATCCCTGAATTGGAACCTTTGGGAAGCAATACTTCCAATTCTAATTTCAAATCACCATGCTCCCAATTGGTCACAAGTGCATCATTTTTATTTTCATCATTGACATTTAAAATAATGCCAGTTCCTTCAGTAAACTCTATAGGTTTTAATGATGCTTTTTTTCTTTTTTTCTTTTTTCTTTTAGAAATATTTTCTTTAACTTCTTCATGGTGTGCATCAATATTTCTATTTACGGTTACTCCTCCCACAATTTGCCAGTTTCCAGCTTGTGATTTAAAATCATTTAAATTTTCAAGAGAAATTTGTTCTTGGGCAAATAAACTGCAACTGAAAAATATAAACAAAACAGATAATTTTATTTTCATGAAAGTTTTATTTAAATTGGATGTTTTATTCTTTTTTGATTTTGATATAAAACATGTCTAGAATGAATAGTAACATGCCGTGATGTATAAAAGGTTAACCACTTATTTTTAAACTATAATTGTCATCTACTTTAGAACGGACTTAATTTGTAAAAGTTAAGTTTATTAATAGTTGATATTGTTGTTGGGGTGTCATTTTTTTGATGATAAAACGCTGGTCAAATATGTTAAACTGAACAGTTTTAATTCCATGTATAATTGTAGGTATACGCTTTATACTTATTCAGTCTGATATTGTCGTAAATTAGGTTTATCACTCATATAAAAAGTTAAGTTTCCACCAGACATTATTGCTTCATGTGTAATAAATGGTCTCTCTAAAATTTCACCATTCAATTCTACTTTTTCAACATACACATTTTTTTTAGATTGATTTTTTGTCGAAATTTCAAAAGTGTTTCCGTTATCTAAATTTAGTGTTGCATCTGTAATTGATGGACTTCCTAAGGCATAGTCAACCGATCCAGGAGCGACAGGATAAAACCCTAGGGAACTAAATATATACCAAGCACTCATTTGACCAAAATCATCATTACCGCTCAAACCATCTGCACCAGTTTTGTATTTTTGATCTAATATCATTCGTATTTTATCTTGAGATTTCCATGGAGCATCTGTCCAATTATATAAATAAGCAACGTGATGCGAGGGCTCATTACCATGTACATAATTTCCAATAATACCTTCACGAGAAATATCTTCAGTATGCTCAAAATATTTATCAGGTAATTCCATTGTGAATAAAGAATCTAAATGAGTCGTGAAACGTTTATTTCCTCCCATCATTTTTATCATATCTTTTGGGTCATGGGGAACATATAAACTATAGTTCCAAGAATTTCCTTCAATAAAACCTTGTCCATGTGTATCTTTAGGGTCAAAATTTTCTTTAAAAGTTCCATCACTTAATTTTGGACGCATAAAACCTGATTTTGCGTCAAAGACATTTTTATAATTTTTTGATCGTTCAATAAATTCCTTATATATGAATTCTTTTCCTAATTTTTTAGCGGCTTGCGCAATAGCCCAATCATCGTATGCATATTCTAATGTTTTTGAGACAGATGCTCCATTTTTGTCTTCAGGAACATAGCCCATATCTATATAATATCCAATACCGTCAAAATATCTAGTTCTAGCCGTTTGTACACAAGCGTCAAACGCGGCTTCGGCATCAAAATTAGTATTTCCTTTTACAATGGCGTCAGCAATTACAGAAACACTATGATAACCTATCATACACCAGTTTTCATTAGCGTAATGTGACCAGATTGGTAGCATTGAATGTACACTTTGCTCTTGATGTACTATCATAGAAGATACCATGTCTGAATTTCTTTTTGGTTGTAAAATATTGAATAATGGATGTAGGGCTCGATAGGTATCCCATAACGAAAAACTAGTGTAATTAGTGAAGTTTTCAGCTTTATGTGTATTCAGATCTAAACCCATATATTTGGAGTCTACATCCATATATTCCGTCGGGCCTAAAAACGCGTGATACATCGCGGTATAGAAATTCGTTTTTTCTTCCGTATCTTTCGATTTAAGTTGAATTTTATTCAATTCTTTATTCCATGCCATTCTAGCATTTTCATGAACCTGTTCAAAATTCCAATTTGGAACCTCTTTTTTCATGTTTGCCACCGCACCAGAAGAACTAACAGGGGATAATGCAAATTTTATTTGTAATTTTTCTTGATTCTTAATATCGAAATCAAAATACATTTTGATTTTTTCACCTGCAATTTCTGGAAAATTATGAGCTTGATCAAATCTACCCCAAAAACCATTGTAAGGTTGTTTGTCATAACGAGCTCTACCATAATTTGCAATAGGTTTGTTAAAGGACATTGCAAAATAAACACGTCTCGTTCTTGCCCATCCATTGGTTTGACGATATCCAGTAACCAACGTGTCATTTTCAACCCTGATAAAAGTCCAAACATTTTTATCATCATAATTATAGATGCCCGACATTAAGTCTAAAATTACATGTGCTTTTTCATCTTTACTAAATGTATATTGATGCATCCCAACGCGTGTCGTAGCTGTCATTTCTGCTTTTATGTCGTAGTCATCTAAATGCACACTATAATAGCCCGGTGAAGCTTGCTCACTATCGTGCGAAAAACGTGAGCGATATCCATTATCTGGGTTTTCCGCTGTTCCTGGGTTTAATTTTAAATTACCTGTGGTAGGCATAATTAAAAAATCACCAAGATCAGAATGTCCTGTTCCACTAAAATGTGTATGACTGAAACCAACAATGGTACGATCCTCATATTGATAACCGGCACAATACTTATATACGTCTGGATTGTATCGACCATTTATGGCATATGGAATCGTATCTGTATCGGGACTCAATTGAACACTGCCAAAAGGAACAGTTGCGCCTGGATAGGTATGTCCCATTTTCGCTGTTCCAATCATTGGATCCACAAATTTTGCATAATCTTTTAAATCCACAATCTCAGTTGATTTAATTTCAATGTCTTTATTGTTTTGACAATTATACATAATTGTAGTAACTATTATTAAGGTACTAGTAAATATAAACTTTTTCACTTTTAATATGTTTTAATTGTTAGAAAAATGGGTTCTATTTTATATATGATAAATAGAACCCAAAAAAAAACTAACTCAAATAATTAATTTTATTTACTCATTTGAAAGAGAGTAAGGGTAATCTTTTTTAGAAATTCCTCGTTTCTTATTTGGTTTGTCAGACATTTCAAAATCTATGACAGCTCCTTTTGTTAATTCCTTATAACTTAACCAGTTTTTCGTGTACTCAATTTGATTGAGTTTCATCGTTTTTATATAACGATTGTCAGCATTGTTATCTGTGGCATTGATGATAATTTTTTTGCCATTTTCAAGGTGAATAGTTGTTTTCTTAAATAATGGAGCTCCAATTACATATTGGTCTGTTGCTGGTGCGACAGGATAAAATCCCATTGCAGAGAACACATACCACGCAGATGTTTGTCCATTATCTTCATCTCCACAGTAACCGTCCGGATTTGGGTTGTACAT
The nucleotide sequence above comes from Aureibaculum algae. Encoded proteins:
- a CDS encoding GH92 family glycosyl hydrolase, encoding MYNCQNNKDIEIKSTEIVDLKDYAKFVDPMIGTAKMGHTYPGATVPFGSVQLSPDTDTIPYAINGRYNPDVYKYCAGYQYEDRTIVGFSHTHFSGTGHSDLGDFLIMPTTGNLKLNPGTAENPDNGYRSRFSHDSEQASPGYYSVHLDDYDIKAEMTATTRVGMHQYTFSKDEKAHVILDLMSGIYNYDDKNVWTFIRVENDTLVTGYRQTNGWARTRRVYFAMSFNKPIANYGRARYDKQPYNGFWGRFDQAHNFPEIAGEKIKMYFDFDIKNQEKLQIKFALSPVSSSGAVANMKKEVPNWNFEQVHENARMAWNKELNKIQLKSKDTEEKTNFYTAMYHAFLGPTEYMDVDSKYMGLDLNTHKAENFTNYTSFSLWDTYRALHPLFNILQPKRNSDMVSSMIVHQEQSVHSMLPIWSHYANENWCMIGYHSVSVIADAIVKGNTNFDAEAAFDACVQTARTRYFDGIGYYIDMGYVPEDKNGASVSKTLEYAYDDWAIAQAAKKLGKEFIYKEFIERSKNYKNVFDAKSGFMRPKLSDGTFKENFDPKDTHGQGFIEGNSWNYSLYVPHDPKDMIKMMGGNKRFTTHLDSLFTMELPDKYFEHTEDISREGIIGNYVHGNEPSHHVAYLYNWTDAPWKSQDKIRMILDQKYKTGADGLSGNDDFGQMSAWYIFSSLGFYPVAPGSVDYALGSPSITDATLNLDNGNTFEISTKNQSKKNVYVEKVELNGEILERPFITHEAIMSGGNLTFYMSDKPNLRQYQTE
- a CDS encoding family 16 glycoside hydrolase; its protein translation is MKIKLSVLFIFFSCSLFAQEQISLENLNDFKSQAGNWQIVGGVTVNRNIDAHHEEVKENISKRKKKKRKKASLKPIEFTEGTGIILNVNDENKNDALVTNWEHGDLKLELEVLLPKGSNSGIYFQGRYEFQLRDSWDVKNPLGSDMGGFHNNWESAPDKIFRGIPPMSNAAKAPGLWQKIKVNFQAPRFNEAGQKISNAKFISVDLNGVRIHSNVEVPTYTGGPIDKNEVAKGPLLIQGNHGPVAIRNFKYQLLKDSSAELTRLSYRVYKGNFKQLEDLENQMAVESGTSEKIDINVVRKEDEYGLIYSGNLQINEADTYDLSFGYTGGLKVVLDGKTLTKNNSSDSQSGLRETVMLTKGNHTIEITNIKSAAWRSPRLGFTIESASTNIKEFHVLDSYPSGVTTVAPIFVDAEAAPRMLRAFVDFKGNGKRLSHTIGVGTPTGVNFIYDLGAANLVGMWRGDFVDATPMWHERGNGSFNPRGAVNWTFLNQPIAQLETVNSPFPGTGVASNFVSKGYKIDKANGLPIFKSEYNGVAIEN